A genome region from Sphingomonas sp. BGYR3 includes the following:
- a CDS encoding tryptophan halogenase family protein gives MTDRSPARTRVVIAGGGTAGWCAAAALSKQLGALIDITLVESDEIGTVGVGEATIPTVRSFHTLCGIDEREFMAATQATFKLGIAFENWARPGDRYLHSFGVVGKSTWMADFQHIWLEARRQGIAGPIGDYCFEHQAADAEKFYVSDAAKISYAFHLDATAYARFLRSISERQGVRRVEGRIARVEQHGETGDIAALHLENGTVIAGDLFIDCTGFRSLLLGQTLGVPYVDWSEWLPMNAAQAVQTEAVRPAVPYTRAIAHDAGWRWQIPLQTRVGNGLVYSTDYLSDDAARDRLLGAIEGRPLTEPRQLRFTTGRRARLWERNVVAMGLSSGFLEPLESTSIHLMMIAVTRLIQMFPFGMGSHQALADRFNAISIAELEGVRDFIILHYAATQRDDSPFWQRCRSMTLPDSLRARMTLWRESAQAFQAGEDIFRVDSWIQVMLGQRVEPQDWHAVARMIPPPRLAESLRDLKQQIDRAVGQMPHHADFVAGYCPARAA, from the coding sequence ATGACCGATCGCTCCCCTGCCCGCACCCGTGTCGTGATTGCCGGCGGCGGCACCGCCGGATGGTGCGCCGCAGCCGCCCTGTCGAAACAGCTGGGCGCGCTCATCGACATCACCCTCGTTGAATCGGACGAGATCGGCACGGTCGGCGTGGGCGAGGCGACGATCCCCACCGTCCGGTCGTTCCACACCCTGTGCGGCATCGACGAGCGCGAATTCATGGCCGCCACCCAGGCGACGTTCAAACTGGGCATCGCGTTCGAAAACTGGGCACGGCCCGGCGACCGCTATCTCCACAGCTTCGGCGTGGTCGGCAAATCCACCTGGATGGCGGATTTTCAGCATATCTGGCTGGAGGCGCGGCGACAGGGGATTGCCGGGCCGATCGGCGATTACTGTTTCGAGCATCAGGCGGCGGACGCGGAAAAATTTTACGTCTCGGACGCTGCAAAGATCAGCTATGCCTTTCACCTCGACGCCACCGCCTATGCCCGTTTCCTCCGCTCGATCAGCGAACGGCAGGGCGTCCGCCGGGTCGAGGGGCGGATCGCCCGCGTCGAACAGCATGGCGAAACCGGCGATATCGCCGCGCTTCACCTTGAAAACGGCACGGTGATCGCCGGCGACCTGTTCATCGATTGCACCGGCTTTCGCAGCCTGCTGCTCGGCCAGACGCTGGGCGTGCCCTATGTCGACTGGAGCGAATGGCTGCCGATGAACGCGGCGCAGGCGGTGCAGACCGAAGCGGTGCGCCCGGCCGTGCCCTATACCCGCGCCATCGCGCATGATGCCGGCTGGCGCTGGCAGATCCCGCTGCAGACGCGGGTCGGCAACGGTCTTGTTTATTCGACCGACTATCTGTCCGACGACGCGGCGCGCGACCGGCTGCTCGGCGCGATCGAGGGTCGGCCGCTGACCGAACCGCGCCAGCTGCGCTTCACCACCGGCCGCCGCGCGCGGCTATGGGAACGCAACGTGGTGGCAATGGGCCTGTCCAGCGGGTTTCTGGAGCCGCTGGAATCAACCAGCATCCACCTGATGATGATCGCGGTCACGCGGCTCATCCAGATGTTCCCGTTCGGCATGGGCAGCCATCAGGCGCTGGCCGACCGGTTCAACGCGATCAGCATTGCCGAGCTGGAGGGCGTGCGCGATTTCATCATCCTGCACTATGCCGCGACCCAGCGCGACGATAGTCCGTTCTGGCAGCGGTGCCGTTCGATGACCCTGCCCGACAGCCTGCGGGCGCGCATGACCCTGTGGCGCGAAAGCGCACAGGCGTTTCAGGCGGGCGAGGATATCTTCCGGGTCGACAGCTGGATTCAGGTGATGCTGGGCCAGCGGGTCGAGCCGCAGGACTGGCACGCCGTCGCGCGCATGATCCCGCCGCCCCGGCTGGCGGAATCGCTGCGCGACCTGAAGCAGCAGATCGACCGTGCGGTGGGCCAGATGCCGCATCATGCGGATTTCGTGGCGGGATATTGTCCGGCCCGCGCGGCCTGA
- a CDS encoding EF-hand domain-containing protein produces MSAIALAALLALSGQQAAPPAPPPVVQTMPRALIMAEPLALFFAGCDGDGDAVLARAELVACVDRTFRPMLDKGGVAAGYIAWSDWAERYLGDRNALPSPFAVDGDRDDRITPDECLAAMNQGFDRMDRDKDGRLTRAEMLTIAGARGMDGDMRRDRPPQRRR; encoded by the coding sequence ATGAGTGCGATTGCCCTTGCCGCCCTGCTCGCCCTGTCGGGTCAGCAGGCCGCGCCCCCCGCCCCGCCGCCGGTCGTGCAGACCATGCCGCGCGCGCTGATCATGGCAGAGCCGCTGGCGCTGTTCTTTGCCGGATGCGACGGGGATGGCGATGCCGTGCTGGCGCGGGCCGAACTGGTCGCCTGCGTCGATCGCACCTTTCGCCCGATGCTGGACAAGGGCGGGGTTGCGGCCGGCTATATCGCGTGGTCGGACTGGGCCGAACGCTATCTGGGCGATCGCAATGCCCTGCCCAGCCCCTTTGCGGTCGATGGCGACCGGGACGACCGGATCACGCCCGACGAATGTCTGGCCGCGATGAACCAGGGGTTCGACCGGATGGACCGGGACAAGGACGGCCGCCTGACCCGTGCCGAAATGCTCACCATCGCGGGTGCGCGCGGCATGGATGGCGACATGCGCCGCGACCGCCCCCCGCAGCGCAGGCGATAG
- a CDS encoding cation diffusion facilitator family transporter has translation MGVHHSHAHGHNHGHGHSHGHGHSHGHGHGHAPAGDFGWAFAIGTLLNLGFVLIEGTWGFWTGSIALVADAGHNLTDVAGLVIAWIASGLARRSPSARFTYGLSAASILAALANALMLMAAIVVIAAESVRQFVDPAPVPGLTVMIVAGIGIVINLGTALLFARGRHGDINIRGAFLHMAADAAVSAGVVAAGAILLLTGAWWVDPLVGLVIAAVILWSGWGLFRESVAMALHGVPAGIDPVAVEAMLAAQPGVARVHDLHIWPMSTTEAALTAHLVMPDGHPGDDFLLALQHRLAHDHRIGHMTVQVETGTGTECRLHGGHR, from the coding sequence ATGGGCGTCCATCATTCCCATGCCCACGGCCACAATCATGGCCACGGTCATAGCCACGGTCATGGGCACAGCCATGGTCACGGTCATGGGCACGCCCCGGCCGGCGATTTCGGCTGGGCATTTGCCATCGGTACGCTGCTCAATCTCGGTTTTGTCCTGATCGAGGGGACATGGGGGTTCTGGACCGGGTCGATCGCGCTGGTGGCCGATGCTGGCCATAACCTCACTGATGTCGCGGGCCTGGTCATTGCATGGATCGCCTCCGGCCTGGCCCGGCGCTCGCCCTCTGCGCGGTTCACCTATGGGCTCAGCGCCGCATCGATCCTTGCGGCCCTCGCCAATGCGCTGATGCTGATGGCGGCGATTGTCGTGATTGCCGCCGAATCGGTGCGTCAGTTCGTCGACCCCGCGCCCGTTCCTGGCCTCACGGTGATGATCGTTGCGGGCATCGGCATCGTCATCAACCTGGGCACCGCGCTGCTGTTTGCGCGGGGACGGCATGGCGACATCAACATTCGCGGCGCGTTCCTGCACATGGCGGCGGATGCGGCGGTGTCGGCCGGCGTGGTCGCGGCGGGCGCGATCCTGCTGCTGACCGGGGCATGGTGGGTCGATCCGCTGGTCGGCCTTGTCATCGCCGCCGTCATCCTGTGGTCCGGCTGGGGCCTGTTCCGGGAATCGGTTGCGATGGCGCTGCACGGCGTTCCCGCGGGGATCGACCCGGTGGCGGTGGAGGCGATGCTGGCCGCCCAGCCCGGCGTGGCGCGGGTGCACGACCTTCACATCTGGCCAATGAGCACGACCGAAGCGGCGCTGACCGCACATCTCGTCATGCCCGACGGGCACCCCGGCGACGATTTTCTGCTCGCACTGCAACATCGGCTAGCGCACGATCACCGGATCGGGCACATGACCGTTCAGGTTGAAACGGGAACGGGAACCGAATGTCGGCTGCATGGAGGGCATCGTTGA
- a CDS encoding HAD hydrolase-like protein has product MSDGEAPIAPAILADPADPICRLAIFDFDGTLSDSGTWFLSIVDELADRFGFRHVSPEEIETLRGRTTREVIRAVGISRWRLPAIARYVQARFAENAHRIELFPGVSDMLAQVHDAGIRIAICTSNTEANAKAVLGPDNVALVEHFECGASLFGKARKFRRLMRKLNVRPDEALSVGDETRDVTAARKAGVRCGAVLWGYANPGILGAMHPDWLFTGPDHVVRTILGR; this is encoded by the coding sequence TTGAGCGATGGCGAGGCGCCGATTGCGCCTGCAATCCTTGCCGATCCCGCTGACCCGATCTGCCGGCTGGCGATCTTCGATTTCGACGGCACGCTGTCGGACAGCGGTACCTGGTTCCTGTCGATCGTCGATGAACTGGCCGACCGGTTCGGCTTTCGTCATGTCTCGCCAGAGGAGATCGAGACGCTGCGCGGCCGCACCACGCGCGAGGTGATCCGCGCGGTCGGCATCTCCCGCTGGCGCCTGCCCGCAATCGCCCGCTATGTTCAGGCGCGCTTTGCCGAAAATGCCCACCGGATCGAACTGTTTCCCGGCGTATCCGACATGCTGGCACAGGTGCATGACGCGGGAATCCGCATCGCCATCTGCACGTCCAACACCGAAGCCAATGCAAAGGCCGTGCTGGGGCCGGACAATGTCGCGCTGGTCGAACATTTCGAATGCGGGGCCAGCCTGTTCGGCAAGGCGCGCAAGTTCCGGCGGCTGATGCGCAAGCTGAACGTCCGTCCGGACGAGGCGCTGTCGGTGGGCGATGAAACGCGCGACGTCACCGCCGCGCGCAAGGCGGGGGTGCGGTGCGGCGCCGTCCTGTGGGGCTATGCCAATCCCGGCATCCTGGGCGCGATGCACCCCGACTGGCTGTTTACCGGCCCCGACCATGTGGTCCGCACGATCCTGGGCCGATAG
- the tgt gene encoding tRNA guanosine(34) transglycosylase Tgt translates to MPSRFQFTIHATDGRARTGEIAMQRGTIRTPAFMPVGTAATVKAMKPQDVRAAGADIILGNTYHLMLRPTAERVARLGGLHAFMGWDRPILTDSGGYQVMSLSELTKRSEEGIVFKSHLDGTRHMLSPERSMEIQRLLGSNIVMAFDELVPTTSTREVQAAAMERSMRWARRSRAGFDAGGDHAANNALFGIQQGALDQGLRKASADALLDIGFDGYAIGGLAVGEGQEAMFGVLDYAPGQLDAAKPRYLMGVGKPDDIVGAVERGVDMFDCVLPTRSGRTGQAFTRSGPINLRNARFAEDQGPLDPDCACPVCTKWSRAYLHHLVKSGEILGAMLMTEHNIAFYQALMQDLRNAIGQGRLTLFANEFRSRYSSGKAADATGGKS, encoded by the coding sequence ATGCCTTCCCGTTTTCAGTTCACCATCCATGCCACCGATGGCCGCGCCCGCACTGGCGAGATCGCGATGCAGCGCGGCACCATCCGCACCCCTGCCTTCATGCCCGTCGGCACGGCCGCCACGGTCAAGGCGATGAAGCCGCAGGACGTGCGCGCGGCGGGGGCCGACATCATTCTGGGCAACACCTATCACCTGATGCTGCGCCCGACGGCGGAACGGGTGGCGCGGCTGGGTGGCCTGCACGCCTTTATGGGCTGGGATCGCCCGATCCTGACCGACAGCGGCGGCTATCAGGTGATGAGCCTATCCGAGCTGACCAAGCGGAGCGAGGAAGGCATCGTCTTCAAATCGCATCTCGACGGCACGCGGCACATGCTGTCGCCGGAACGGTCGATGGAAATTCAGCGACTGTTGGGGTCGAACATCGTCATGGCGTTCGACGAACTGGTCCCCACCACCTCGACGCGAGAGGTACAGGCCGCCGCCATGGAACGGTCGATGCGCTGGGCGCGCCGGTCGCGGGCCGGATTCGACGCGGGCGGCGATCATGCCGCCAACAACGCATTGTTCGGTATTCAGCAGGGCGCGCTGGATCAGGGGCTGCGCAAAGCGAGCGCCGATGCGCTGCTCGACATCGGCTTTGACGGGTATGCCATTGGTGGCCTGGCGGTCGGCGAAGGGCAGGAAGCGATGTTCGGCGTCCTCGATTACGCGCCGGGTCAGCTGGATGCGGCCAAGCCGCGCTACCTGATGGGCGTCGGCAAGCCGGACGACATTGTCGGCGCGGTCGAACGCGGCGTCGACATGTTCGATTGCGTGCTGCCCACCCGGTCCGGCCGCACGGGACAGGCGTTCACCCGGTCCGGCCCGATCAACCTGCGCAACGCCCGCTTTGCCGAGGATCAGGGCCCGCTCGATCCCGACTGCGCCTGTCCGGTGTGCACTAAATGGAGCCGCGCCTATCTGCACCACCTCGTTAAATCGGGCGAAATATTGGGCGCGATGCTGATGACCGAACATAATATCGCCTTTTATCAGGCGCTGATGCAGGATCTGCGGAACGCCATCGGCCAGGGTCGGTTGACGCTATTCGCCAATGAATTCCGCAGCCGCTATTCCAGCGGCAAGGCGGCTGATGCGACTGGAGGGAAATCTTGA
- a CDS encoding LacI family DNA-binding transcriptional regulator has product MTKSPPRLTSVELAERAGVSQPTVSRALRNDPSVAAETRERIQAIAREMGYSLNVPASRLRTGRTQTLALVVLAPPGGRAGDVNPFYLSLLSAISVAAAEHGYSLLVSFQGAGGDPFFGAYEDSGLADGVIVIGSGQNRDGWAFFARLAEQGKRIAAWTGSVEGIAAVHADNRAGGRLATERLIARGCSRILFLGPSDNSLRQFGDRCVGYRAAMAAAGLAAIEVDPVAVPFGGDRESYGIAAIEWALGIGLTFDGVFAASDLVALGAMQRLQEAGISVPGAVPVIGFDGIRAGLYASPPLTTIEQDYDRAGDELVELMLAMLDGREFTPAPVPVRLLERASA; this is encoded by the coding sequence TTGACCAAATCGCCGCCCCGCCTGACCTCCGTCGAACTGGCCGAACGCGCTGGCGTTTCGCAGCCGACCGTATCGCGGGCGTTGCGCAACGATCCGAGTGTCGCTGCCGAAACGCGCGAACGGATTCAGGCGATTGCGCGGGAAATGGGCTATTCGCTGAACGTGCCCGCATCGCGGCTGCGCACCGGGCGCACGCAGACGCTGGCGCTGGTCGTGCTGGCCCCGCCGGGCGGCCGGGCGGGGGACGTGAACCCGTTCTACCTTTCCCTGCTGAGCGCAATCTCGGTCGCGGCGGCCGAGCATGGCTATAGCCTGCTGGTCAGTTTTCAGGGCGCGGGCGGCGATCCATTTTTCGGCGCCTATGAGGATTCGGGGCTGGCCGACGGGGTGATCGTGATCGGTTCGGGGCAGAACCGCGACGGCTGGGCCTTTTTTGCCAGGCTGGCCGAACAGGGCAAGCGGATCGCCGCATGGACCGGATCGGTCGAAGGGATTGCCGCCGTCCATGCCGATAACCGCGCGGGCGGACGGCTGGCGACCGAGCGGCTGATCGCGCGGGGGTGCAGCCGCATCCTGTTCCTTGGCCCCAGCGACAACAGCCTCAGGCAGTTTGGCGACCGGTGCGTCGGGTATCGCGCGGCGATGGCAGCGGCCGGGCTGGCCGCGATCGAGGTGGATCCGGTCGCCGTCCCCTTTGGCGGGGATCGCGAATCCTATGGCATTGCGGCGATCGAATGGGCGCTGGGCATCGGCCTGACCTTTGACGGCGTGTTCGCCGCCAGCGACCTGGTTGCGCTGGGCGCGATGCAGCGGTTGCAGGAAGCCGGGATCAGCGTGCCGGGCGCGGTGCCGGTGATCGGGTTCGACGGCATCCGCGCCGGACTGTACGCCAGCCCGCCGCTGACCACGATCGAACAGGATTACGACCGGGCCGGGGACGAGCTGGTCGAATTGATGCTGGCCATGCTGGACGGGCGCGAGTTTACGCCCGCCCCGGTGCCCGTCCGCCTGCTGGAACGTGCCAGCGCCTGA
- the mtnA gene encoding S-methyl-5-thioribose-1-phosphate isomerase, giving the protein MKLNGVATRSIMRTQDGAGCRILDQRLLPWEIRWVEIRDAQTAATAIREMWTRGAPLIGETAAYGLAMALAVDPSDEGLTRADSLLGAARPTAVNLRWALDRVGRIVRPLSPDQRAAAAFAEADRICDEEVAINRAIGEHGLALIRDLAARKAGQTVNVLTHCNAGWLATADYGTATAPIYLAHDEGVPVHVWVDETRPRNQGALLTAFELAGHGVPHHLISDNSGGLLMMRGQVDAVIVGTDRVTANGDVCNKIGTYLKALAAHDNGVPFYVALPSTTFDPATPDGAAVPIEERSGDELAWLTGPTADGRIETVRVTASPAANHAFDITPARLVTGYITERGVLDRDGLAGLHQSGLPA; this is encoded by the coding sequence GTGAAGCTGAACGGCGTTGCCACCCGGTCGATCATGCGGACGCAGGATGGGGCGGGGTGCCGCATCCTGGACCAGCGGCTGCTGCCCTGGGAAATCCGGTGGGTCGAAATCCGCGATGCACAGACAGCCGCAACGGCGATCCGCGAGATGTGGACGCGTGGGGCGCCGCTGATTGGCGAAACTGCCGCCTATGGCCTGGCGATGGCTCTGGCGGTCGATCCGTCGGACGAGGGGCTGACGCGGGCGGACTCGTTGCTGGGGGCGGCGCGGCCGACAGCGGTCAATCTGCGCTGGGCGCTGGATCGGGTGGGGCGCATCGTCCGGCCGCTGTCGCCGGATCAACGCGCCGCCGCCGCCTTTGCCGAGGCGGACCGCATCTGTGACGAGGAAGTGGCGATCAACCGCGCGATCGGCGAACACGGCCTGGCGCTGATCCGCGATCTGGCGGCGCGCAAGGCGGGGCAGACGGTCAATGTCCTGACGCATTGCAATGCCGGATGGCTGGCGACGGCGGATTACGGCACCGCGACCGCGCCCATTTACCTGGCGCATGACGAGGGCGTGCCGGTCCATGTCTGGGTCGACGAGACGCGGCCGCGCAATCAGGGCGCGCTGTTGACCGCATTCGAACTGGCCGGGCATGGCGTGCCGCATCACCTGATCAGCGACAATTCCGGCGGCCTGCTGATGATGCGGGGACAGGTGGATGCCGTGATCGTCGGCACCGACCGGGTGACGGCGAACGGCGATGTCTGCAACAAGATCGGCACCTATCTGAAGGCGCTGGCCGCGCACGACAATGGCGTCCCCTTTTACGTGGCGCTGCCGTCCACCACGTTCGACCCGGCGACGCCCGATGGCGCGGCAGTGCCGATCGAAGAACGGTCGGGCGATGAACTGGCCTGGCTGACCGGGCCGACTGCCGATGGCCGGATTGAAACGGTGCGCGTCACCGCATCGCCCGCCGCCAACCATGCGTTCGACATTACCCCTGCCCGGCTGGTGACGGGATATATTACCGAGCGCGGCGTCCTTGACCGGGACGGCCTGGCGGGGTTGCACCAAAGCGGGTTGCCAGCGTAG
- the mtnC gene encoding acireductone synthase, which produces MTKPKALLLDIEGTTSSIAFVAEVLFPYARAHLRDWVAAHPDAAAAILNEVAAMEPGDPVDTLIRWIDEDRKVTPLKTIQGMIWADGYADGTIRGHVYPDTVAALARWRAAGVPVHIYSSGSVEAQKLLFRHSEAGDLTPHLGEHFDTRVGAKREAASYAAIAAALGLPAGEVLFVSDMMPEVEAARAAGMQALLIDRVGGAGDVATLAEVLP; this is translated from the coding sequence ATGACCAAGCCCAAGGCCCTGCTGCTCGATATCGAGGGCACCACATCCTCCATCGCCTTTGTCGCGGAGGTTCTGTTTCCCTATGCCCGCGCGCATCTGCGGGATTGGGTGGCGGCGCATCCCGATGCGGCCGCGGCCATCCTGAACGAAGTGGCCGCGATGGAACCGGGCGATCCGGTCGACACGCTGATCCGGTGGATCGACGAGGACCGCAAGGTAACGCCGCTCAAGACCATTCAGGGGATGATCTGGGCCGATGGCTATGCCGATGGCACGATCCGCGGCCATGTCTATCCCGACACGGTGGCGGCGCTGGCCCGGTGGCGGGCGGCGGGCGTGCCGGTGCACATCTATTCCTCCGGCTCGGTCGAGGCACAGAAGCTGTTGTTCCGTCATTCCGAGGCGGGCGACCTGACCCCCCATCTGGGCGAGCATTTCGACACGCGGGTGGGCGCAAAGCGGGAGGCGGCGTCCTATGCCGCGATTGCTGCCGCGCTGGGGCTGCCGGCCGGCGAGGTGCTGTTCGTCAGCGACATGATGCCGGAGGTCGAGGCCGCGCGGGCCGCAGGGATGCAGGCGCTGCTGATCGACCGGGTGGGCGGTGCAGGCGATGTCGCCACGCTGGCGGAGGTACTGCCGTGA
- a CDS encoding cupin, with the protein MSRLRVYAEDAPDAVLLDSADGAVIVREMAGIGVRFERWPLRDVPHGADNDVILTLYAPEIDRLKAEGGYQSVDIVRMVPDHPDRASLRTKFLDEHAHAEDEVRFFVEGEGLFTLHANGHVHALLCTAGDLISVPAGMTHWFDMGPSPTFTAIRLFVNPDGWVAKFTGDDIASRFPRHDPVAA; encoded by the coding sequence ATGAGCCGGTTGCGCGTATATGCCGAGGATGCGCCCGATGCGGTGCTGCTGGACAGCGCCGATGGTGCGGTGATCGTGCGGGAGATGGCCGGGATCGGCGTGCGGTTCGAACGCTGGCCGCTGCGCGATGTGCCGCATGGGGCGGATAATGACGTGATCCTGACGCTGTATGCGCCGGAGATCGACCGGCTGAAGGCAGAGGGCGGCTATCAGTCCGTCGATATCGTCCGCATGGTGCCCGATCATCCCGACCGGGCGAGCCTGCGGACCAAGTTCCTGGACGAGCACGCCCATGCCGAGGACGAAGTGCGATTTTTTGTCGAGGGCGAGGGGTTGTTCACGCTGCACGCCAACGGCCATGTCCATGCGCTGCTGTGCACGGCAGGCGACCTGATTTCCGTACCGGCGGGCATGACCCACTGGTTCGACATGGGGCCCAGCCCGACCTTTACCGCGATCCGCCTGTTCGTGAATCCGGACGGCTGGGTGGCGAAATTCACTGGCGACGATATCGCAAGCCGATTTCCACGGCACGACCCGGTCGCGGCATAG
- the mtnB gene encoding methylthioribulose 1-phosphate dehydratase, producing MSIIAPKTDTAEGAIAALIAATARLDARGLAAATSGNHSVRLDAETIAITRSGTHKGRLTPADLMLATPEGEPLEPGRPSAETALHALIYRQFPDAGAILHWHSPGGVALSRTLGDALVLAGHEMLKAYPGVETHDTERVIPVVDNSQDMGEIEAALGGRLTAEDTAPVFMIRAHGIYGWGRDVAEAERVAEATEFMIAAEIAALTIRGARP from the coding sequence ATGAGCATAATTGCCCCAAAGACGGATACCGCAGAGGGAGCGATCGCGGCGTTGATCGCGGCGACCGCGCGGCTGGATGCGCGCGGGCTGGCAGCGGCGACCAGCGGCAATCATTCGGTGCGGCTGGACGCCGAAACGATCGCCATTACCCGGTCCGGCACGCACAAGGGGCGGCTGACCCCCGCTGATCTGATGCTGGCAACGCCGGAGGGTGAGCCGCTGGAGCCGGGTCGGCCATCGGCCGAAACCGCGCTGCACGCGCTGATCTATCGCCAGTTTCCTGACGCTGGCGCGATCCTGCACTGGCATTCGCCGGGCGGCGTTGCGCTGAGCCGCACCCTGGGCGACGCATTGGTGCTGGCCGGGCACGAGATGCTGAAGGCATATCCGGGCGTCGAGACGCACGACACCGAACGGGTCATCCCGGTGGTCGACAACAGCCAGGACATGGGCGAGATCGAGGCGGCGCTGGGCGGGCGGTTGACGGCGGAGGATACCGCGCCGGTGTTCATGATCCGCGCGCATGGCATCTATGGCTGGGGCCGGGATGTTGCCGAAGCCGAGCGGGTGGCCGAGGCGACGGAATTCATGATCGCGGCAGAGATCGCCGCGCTGACGATCAGGGGAGCAAGACCATGA
- a CDS encoding aminotransferase, with product MNPVFASLGTTIFEAMSARARESRAINLGQGFPEEDGCPAVIAAAAAALTGQSNQYPPMPGLPVLRDAVAGWYNDTQGTDFAAQEVIVTSGATEALAAAILALVSPGDQVVLVQPLYDAYLPLVQRAGGDARLITLAPPDWRLTREMLDAAADRPRFILLNDPVNPTGAMMDDATRAMIATWCVDHDVIAICDEVWEGVTFDGRRHRPLITEAGMRERTIKIGSAGKLFALTGWKVGWLCAAPALSSVLAKAHQFITFTTPPALQWGVAHGLTHERGWIEGMAADLQRSRDRLASGLAQAGFVTTPSAGTYFLSVDLPASGIAMGDVAFSEWAIDHAGVASIPLSAFFAADPVTTHVRLCFAKSDATLDAAIERLARARP from the coding sequence TTGAACCCCGTCTTTGCCTCGCTCGGCACCACCATATTCGAGGCGATGTCCGCCCGGGCACGCGAAAGCCGCGCCATCAATCTGGGTCAGGGATTTCCGGAAGAGGATGGCTGCCCCGCCGTCATCGCCGCCGCTGCCGCCGCGCTGACCGGCCAGTCGAACCAATATCCCCCGATGCCGGGCCTGCCCGTGCTGCGCGATGCGGTGGCAGGATGGTACAACGACACGCAGGGCACCGATTTTGCGGCACAGGAAGTCATCGTCACCTCCGGCGCAACAGAGGCGCTGGCCGCCGCGATCCTGGCGCTGGTGTCGCCCGGCGATCAGGTCGTGCTCGTCCAGCCGCTCTATGACGCCTATCTGCCGCTGGTTCAGCGGGCGGGCGGCGATGCGCGGCTGATCACGCTTGCCCCGCCCGACTGGCGGCTGACGCGCGAGATGCTGGACGCGGCTGCCGACCGGCCGCGCTTCATCCTGCTGAACGATCCCGTCAATCCGACCGGCGCGATGATGGATGATGCCACCCGCGCGATGATCGCCACATGGTGCGTGGACCACGACGTCATCGCCATCTGCGACGAGGTGTGGGAGGGCGTGACCTTCGACGGCCGCCGCCATCGCCCGCTGATTACCGAAGCGGGAATGCGCGAACGGACGATCAAGATCGGTTCGGCCGGCAAGCTGTTCGCGCTGACGGGATGGAAGGTCGGCTGGCTGTGCGCTGCGCCCGCCCTGTCCTCGGTGCTGGCAAAGGCGCATCAGTTCATCACCTTTACCACGCCGCCCGCGCTGCAATGGGGCGTCGCGCATGGCCTGACCCATGAACGCGGCTGGATCGAGGGGATGGCAGCGGATCTTCAGCGGTCGCGCGACCGGCTGGCATCGGGGCTGGCACAGGCGGGGTTCGTTACGACGCCCAGCGCCGGCACCTATTTCCTGTCAGTCGATCTGCCGGCCAGCGGCATTGCGATGGGCGATGTGGCATTCAGCGAATGGGCGATCGACCATGCCGGCGTCGCCAGCATCCCCCTATCCGCCTTTTTCGCCGCGGACCCGGTGACCACCCATGTCCGCCTGTGCTTCGCCAAATCCGACGCGACACTGGACGCCGCGATCGAACGGCTGGCGCGGGCGAGACCCTGA